In Natronococcus occultus SP4, the following proteins share a genomic window:
- a CDS encoding outer membrane protein assembly factor BamB family protein — protein MTPSRRAFLAVVGSGSALLAGCSQFPGDDSGASLEPSEPPESGVDEAPDPRNDVHGADGSWSSFGCNAANTRAVGDGEAPVDGVSERWRVPVAEVGFTEPIVADERVYFVENRGLRVFDADDGSELWTVEDVEKPPLLLEGTVYVATYEGVSALDIDTGNEIWSRELDAPGSVTAPAAIGTHTVSCGIGERVVALDPEDGTERWHRDAFGQLLDHPAALGVRGVAVATEAGMVDAVGERGVAHDRWELPARPSGPLTADTDTVYVPCDDGETYALAVGDGGDTVSKTAWSAETGHVSTGLAVADDVVLAVAGNTLRAIDADSGQRRWEFGVGDSSRTAPIVSRETVFVGGDRLWALDPAPTGDPSDGPAVRFEREFEGSVGRGPVLDDGVLYVVAEVDDGEAALLALE, from the coding sequence ATGACTCCCTCGCGACGTGCGTTTCTCGCGGTCGTTGGGTCCGGTAGCGCGCTGCTCGCCGGCTGCTCGCAGTTTCCGGGCGACGACTCCGGAGCGTCACTCGAACCCAGCGAGCCGCCCGAGTCGGGCGTCGACGAGGCGCCCGATCCGAGAAACGATGTCCACGGCGCCGACGGCTCGTGGTCGAGTTTCGGCTGCAACGCGGCCAACACGCGCGCCGTGGGGGACGGCGAGGCGCCCGTCGACGGCGTTTCCGAGCGCTGGCGCGTCCCGGTTGCCGAGGTCGGCTTCACCGAACCGATCGTCGCCGACGAGCGTGTCTACTTCGTCGAGAACAGGGGACTGCGCGTCTTCGATGCCGACGACGGGAGCGAGCTGTGGACGGTCGAGGACGTGGAGAAACCGCCGCTACTCCTCGAGGGAACGGTCTACGTCGCGACGTACGAGGGCGTCTCCGCTCTCGATATCGACACCGGTAACGAAATCTGGAGCCGAGAGCTGGACGCGCCGGGTAGCGTTACGGCGCCGGCAGCGATCGGAACGCACACCGTGAGCTGCGGAATCGGCGAGCGCGTCGTCGCGCTCGATCCCGAGGACGGCACGGAGCGCTGGCACCGCGACGCGTTCGGACAGCTCCTCGATCACCCGGCCGCGCTCGGCGTTCGCGGCGTCGCCGTCGCGACGGAGGCCGGGATGGTCGATGCGGTCGGCGAGCGCGGCGTCGCGCACGACCGCTGGGAGCTGCCGGCTCGTCCGAGCGGTCCCCTGACAGCAGACACGGACACCGTCTACGTCCCATGTGACGACGGCGAGACGTACGCGCTGGCGGTCGGCGACGGCGGCGATACCGTCTCGAAGACGGCCTGGTCCGCGGAAACGGGACACGTCTCGACGGGCCTCGCCGTTGCGGACGACGTCGTCCTGGCTGTCGCCGGGAATACGTTGCGCGCGATCGACGCCGACTCCGGGCAGCGCCGCTGGGAGTTCGGCGTCGGCGACTCGAGCCGGACGGCGCCGATCGTCAGCCGCGAGACGGTATTCGTCGGCGGCGATCGCCTCTGGGCGCTCGACCCCGCACCGACCGGCGATCCGAGCGACGGGCCGGCAGTCAGGTTCGAACGCGAGTTCGAGGGCTCCGTCGGTCGCGGCCCGGTACTCGACGACGGCGTGCTCTACGTCGTCGCGGAGGTCGACGACGGTGAGGCCGCGTTGCTGGCGCTCGAGTAA
- a CDS encoding HemK2/MTQ2 family protein methyltransferase, which translates to MELQDRRGIETDVYQPAEDSQLLADAVCERLGRDAGDTAEKRRTVLEVGTGSGYVADRIAEATDARVIASDLNPHAVRQARERGLETVRADLVSPFVDGAFDAVAFNPPYLPTEPDTEWDDWMERALSGGEDGREIIDPFLESVGRVLAPDGVVYLLVSSLTDVDAVAERAGEAGFSAAAVADHSFPFETLTVLELFR; encoded by the coding sequence ATGGAGCTTCAGGACCGACGCGGTATCGAAACGGACGTCTACCAGCCCGCCGAGGACTCGCAGCTGCTCGCGGACGCGGTCTGTGAACGGCTCGGACGGGACGCGGGCGACACAGCCGAGAAACGACGCACCGTCCTCGAGGTCGGGACGGGATCGGGGTACGTCGCCGACCGCATCGCCGAGGCGACCGACGCCCGCGTGATCGCCTCTGATCTCAACCCCCACGCCGTTCGACAGGCCCGAGAGCGGGGACTCGAGACGGTTCGGGCCGACCTGGTCTCGCCGTTCGTCGACGGCGCGTTCGACGCCGTCGCCTTCAACCCGCCGTACCTGCCGACCGAGCCCGACACCGAGTGGGACGACTGGATGGAGCGGGCGCTGTCGGGTGGCGAGGACGGACGCGAAATCATCGACCCCTTTCTCGAAAGCGTCGGCCGCGTCCTGGCTCCCGACGGGGTCGTCTACCTGCTTGTCAGCAGCCTCACCGACGTCGACGCGGTCGCCGAACGCGCCGGCGAGGCGGGCTTTAGCGCCGCCGCAGTCGCCGACCACTCGTTTCCCTTCGAGACGCTGACCGTCCTCGAACTGTTTCGCTGA
- a CDS encoding mechanosensitive ion channel family protein, which produces MTDTVALDWLSDVFQTTPPRIAVTLLAAAALVAVFLSFRRLQERLNERLRPLYSDIVATTLLVGTCVLSLAVIVGVWGQTNNLQYLYTEYDVGGDAVARGVFTFVLALAALIIMRVVQRVIDELLGSASAVTDHQREVTHRLSQVIILTVTVIVILALWVDDLGGLLVGAGFLGIIIGMAAQQVLGTVLAGFVLMFARPFEIGDWVEVEDDQGIVTDISIINTRIRSFDGEYIMIPNDVVASEVVTNRSKRGRIRVEVDVGVDYAADVDRASELAESAVAELEDSLGAPSPQVVTKSLDDSAVLLGVRFWIDKPSARREAEARTAAIHAIKAAFDDAGIKIPYPQRELTGREEAGGFRIGGGRTGRAEAEREPKDRRQYTPPEDE; this is translated from the coding sequence ATGACCGACACAGTGGCCCTCGACTGGCTATCCGACGTCTTCCAGACGACGCCACCCCGAATCGCGGTGACGCTTCTCGCCGCGGCCGCGCTGGTTGCCGTCTTCCTCTCCTTTCGGCGCCTCCAGGAGCGGCTCAACGAGCGGCTGCGGCCGCTGTACAGCGACATCGTCGCGACGACGCTGCTGGTCGGTACCTGCGTGCTCAGCCTGGCTGTGATCGTCGGCGTCTGGGGCCAGACGAACAATCTCCAGTACCTCTACACGGAGTACGACGTCGGCGGCGACGCCGTCGCCCGCGGCGTCTTCACGTTCGTCCTCGCGCTCGCGGCGCTGATTATCATGCGGGTCGTCCAGCGAGTGATCGACGAGCTGCTGGGCTCGGCCTCGGCGGTCACCGACCACCAGCGCGAGGTCACCCACCGGCTCTCGCAGGTGATCATCCTGACGGTGACCGTGATCGTCATCCTCGCGCTGTGGGTCGACGACCTCGGCGGACTGCTCGTCGGAGCCGGCTTCCTGGGGATCATCATCGGGATGGCCGCCCAGCAGGTTCTGGGCACCGTCCTCGCGGGGTTCGTATTGATGTTCGCCCGCCCGTTCGAGATCGGCGACTGGGTCGAGGTCGAGGACGACCAGGGGATCGTCACCGACATCTCGATCATCAACACGCGCATCCGCTCGTTCGACGGCGAGTACATCATGATCCCCAACGACGTCGTCGCCTCCGAGGTCGTCACCAACCGCTCGAAGCGGGGCCGCATCAGGGTCGAGGTCGACGTCGGCGTCGACTACGCGGCCGACGTCGACCGGGCCAGCGAGCTCGCGGAGTCGGCGGTCGCGGAGCTCGAGGACTCCCTCGGGGCCCCCTCTCCGCAGGTCGTCACGAAGTCCCTCGACGACTCGGCGGTACTTCTGGGGGTGCGGTTCTGGATCGACAAACCGAGCGCCAGGCGGGAGGCCGAGGCCCGGACCGCGGCGATCCACGCGATCAAGGCCGCGTTCGACGACGCCGGGATCAAGATCCCCTACCCCCAGCGGGAGCTCACCGGTCGCGAGGAGGCCGGCGGGTTCCGGATCGGCGGCGGACGGACGGGACGGGCGGAGGCGGAACGGGAACCGAAGGACCGACGTCAGTACACACCACCGGAGGACGAATAA
- a CDS encoding methionine synthase II (cobalamin-independent) gives MTDYVSTTPGLFPLPDWAKEDLSDLKGHQKGDLISGDEDAEIAAAYEDAREEVTGVQQEAELDRVSEGQLRWDDMLAHPLAVHDAVDTQGIVRYYDNNNFYRDPVVQGELEFSGDVAEELEAASEFVEDDELQAVLPGPYSLADLATDEQYGDEAEFLAAVAEFLEGEVDAFPAHETLFLLEPSLVESTPEDGLDERASEAIDRVAGATDADVVVQPYWGALEEKVYAHLLDADIDAVGFDFVANQEDNLYNIQEYGATDDVSLGLADGQNTLVEDPEAIRDRVDWVYEQIPVTNFDTVYLTTNTETFYLPYAKFEEKLAVLAEAADLAEVKAA, from the coding sequence ATGACCGACTACGTCTCGACCACGCCGGGGCTGTTTCCGCTCCCGGACTGGGCGAAAGAGGACCTCTCGGACCTGAAGGGCCACCAGAAAGGCGACCTCATCAGCGGCGACGAGGACGCGGAGATCGCTGCGGCCTACGAGGACGCTCGCGAGGAAGTGACCGGCGTCCAGCAGGAGGCCGAGCTCGACCGCGTCTCGGAGGGCCAGCTGCGCTGGGACGACATGCTCGCACATCCCCTGGCGGTCCACGACGCCGTCGACACCCAGGGGATCGTCCGCTACTACGACAACAACAACTTCTACCGCGACCCGGTCGTTCAGGGTGAACTGGAGTTCTCGGGCGACGTCGCCGAGGAGCTCGAGGCTGCAAGCGAGTTCGTCGAGGACGACGAGCTCCAGGCAGTGCTGCCGGGGCCGTACTCGCTGGCCGACCTCGCGACCGACGAACAGTACGGCGACGAGGCCGAGTTCCTGGCGGCCGTCGCGGAGTTCCTCGAGGGCGAGGTAGACGCCTTCCCGGCTCACGAGACGCTGTTCCTGCTCGAGCCGTCGCTGGTCGAGTCGACCCCCGAGGACGGCCTCGACGAGCGCGCCAGCGAGGCGATCGACCGGGTCGCCGGCGCCACGGACGCCGACGTCGTCGTCCAGCCCTACTGGGGCGCCTTAGAGGAGAAGGTGTACGCCCACCTGCTCGACGCCGACATCGACGCGGTCGGCTTCGACTTCGTCGCGAACCAGGAGGACAACCTCTACAACATCCAGGAGTACGGCGCGACCGACGACGTCTCGCTGGGACTTGCCGACGGCCAGAACACGCTCGTCGAGGACCCCGAGGCGATTCGGGACCGCGTTGACTGGGTCTACGAGCAGATTCCGGTCACCAACTTCGACACCGTCTACCTGACGACGAACACGGAGACGTTCTACCTCCCCTACGCCAAGTTCGAGGAGAAACTCGCCGTCCTTGCGGAAGCCGCGGATCTCGC
- a CDS encoding DUF655 domain-containing protein, protein MSEADSDETDVRRAVVLDYLAHGLSDDGRPQYAKSPAGYALDVEDFELYQVAFDEDTRLTIGSEVAIEPTGERDAVVECQAVEYEELSSGAQTELEYVVEDLVEEHEERFVDFYNDAQPITLRLHQLNLLPGIGKKLRNGILEERKRKPFESFEELSERVSGLHDPSDILVERILEELRDDDLKYRTFVGRQQAEE, encoded by the coding sequence ATGAGCGAAGCCGATAGCGACGAGACGGACGTACGCCGCGCAGTCGTGTTGGATTACCTCGCACACGGGCTCTCGGACGACGGCCGACCGCAGTACGCGAAGTCACCCGCGGGGTACGCCCTCGACGTCGAGGACTTCGAGCTCTACCAGGTCGCGTTCGACGAGGACACCCGGCTTACCATCGGTAGCGAGGTCGCAATCGAGCCGACGGGGGAGCGCGACGCCGTCGTGGAGTGCCAGGCGGTCGAGTACGAGGAGCTCTCCTCGGGCGCCCAGACCGAACTCGAGTACGTCGTCGAGGACCTCGTCGAGGAACACGAGGAGCGGTTCGTCGACTTCTACAACGACGCCCAGCCGATCACGCTGCGGCTCCACCAGTTGAACCTGCTGCCGGGGATCGGCAAGAAGCTTCGCAACGGCATCCTCGAGGAGCGAAAACGCAAACCCTTCGAGAGCTTCGAGGAGCTCTCCGAGCGGGTCTCGGGGCTACACGACCCCAGCGACATCCTGGTCGAGCGTATCCTCGAGGAGCTTCGCGACGACGACCTGAAATACCGAACGTTCGTCGGCCGCCAGCAAGCGGAGGAGTGA
- a CDS encoding 16S ribosomal RNA methyltransferase A produces the protein MRDPDDLIARAGVRGDPDHDQHFLVDDRVLDRLPTYLESEAQRASRDASGSDPLDEIDAETSHVLEIGGGTGALTDRLLAVADEVTVVERDRVLAAFLREEFREEIDAGRLTVIEGDALEVELPDFSASVSNLPYGVSSEITFRLLPEKRPLVLMFQQEFAERMVAEPGTSEYGRLSVSTQHYAEPELVETIPKEAFSPPPAVQSAVVRLEPRDPDYAVDDEDFFLRFVKAMFTQRRKTIRNAIRNTTHITNLGAPDAVVEAADDELLQKRADAMTPSEFAELATLALAVGEPEGD, from the coding sequence ATGAGAGATCCCGACGACCTGATCGCCCGCGCCGGCGTTCGCGGCGATCCGGACCACGACCAGCACTTCCTGGTCGACGACCGCGTCCTCGACCGGCTGCCGACCTACCTGGAAAGCGAGGCACAACGCGCCTCGAGAGACGCGAGCGGGAGTGACCCGCTCGACGAGATCGACGCGGAGACGAGCCACGTCCTCGAGATCGGGGGCGGAACGGGCGCATTGACCGACCGACTGCTTGCGGTCGCCGACGAGGTGACCGTCGTCGAGCGCGACCGCGTCCTCGCGGCCTTCCTCCGCGAGGAGTTCCGCGAGGAGATCGACGCCGGACGACTGACCGTAATCGAGGGCGACGCCCTCGAGGTGGAGCTCCCCGACTTTTCGGCGTCGGTATCGAACCTCCCCTACGGCGTCTCGAGCGAGATCACGTTCCGGCTGCTGCCCGAGAAGCGCCCGCTCGTACTGATGTTCCAGCAGGAGTTCGCTGAGCGGATGGTCGCCGAACCCGGCACCAGCGAGTACGGCCGGCTCTCGGTCTCGACCCAGCACTACGCCGAGCCGGAGCTGGTCGAGACGATCCCGAAGGAAGCGTTCTCACCACCGCCCGCGGTCCAAAGCGCCGTCGTCCGGCTCGAACCCCGCGATCCCGACTACGCGGTCGACGACGAGGACTTCTTCCTTCGGTTCGTGAAGGCGATGTTCACCCAGCGACGGAAGACGATCCGGAACGCGATCCGGAACACGACCCACATCACGAACCTCGGAGCGCCCGACGCGGTCGTCGAAGCGGCCGACGACGAGCTCCTGCAGAAACGCGCCGACGCGATGACCCCGTCGGAGTTCGCCGAACTGGCGACGCTGGCGCTCGCGGTCGGCGAGCCGGAGGGCGACTAA
- a CDS encoding universal stress protein, with amino-acid sequence MLSTILLPVGTGDNERVDDLVSHTIDVAEPADATVVVAHVVGSDEYDDDVQSYPDAVAQIGFDIQSRDLPAEKVARETDPIGEIVDRLEEAGIDVEVRASVGNRQSEILRIAEETGADNIIVGGRKRSPAGKAVFGSTAQQIMLNAPCPVTYVRDQS; translated from the coding sequence ATGCTCTCGACGATTCTGCTCCCGGTGGGTACGGGTGACAACGAACGGGTCGACGACCTCGTCTCACACACGATCGACGTCGCCGAACCGGCCGACGCCACGGTTGTCGTAGCCCACGTCGTCGGCTCCGACGAGTACGATGACGACGTACAGAGCTACCCCGACGCGGTCGCACAGATCGGATTCGACATCCAGAGCCGAGACCTCCCGGCCGAGAAGGTCGCCCGGGAGACGGATCCGATCGGCGAGATCGTCGATCGACTGGAGGAGGCCGGCATCGACGTCGAGGTCAGGGCTTCGGTCGGCAACCGACAGTCGGAGATCCTCCGAATCGCCGAGGAGACCGGTGCGGACAACATCATCGTCGGCGGACGAAAGCGCTCGCCCGCGGGGAAGGCAGTGTTCGGCAGCACCGCCCAGCAGATCATGCTCAACGCGCCCTGTCCGGTAACCTACGTTCGCGACCAGTCGTAG